One Citricoccus sp. K5 DNA window includes the following coding sequences:
- the hrcA gene encoding heat-inducible transcriptional repressor HrcA, with amino-acid sequence MSEQPRRMQVLQAIVEDYVSSREPVGSKALVDRHQLGVSSATVRNDMAALEEEGLIVAPHTSSGRIPTDKGYRIFVDQISEVKPLSAAEKRAVQTLLDANGDFNEMMARTVRLLAQLTNQVAVLQYPHVDSSTIRHIEFVFLAPRRALVVVILSTGQVDQRAFGLEVEANETSLSVLKQQFLRYLDGLTPVQAAEGLRLALAEVPAEDRDLALAFATQLDQMFAARREDRIIMAGTANLARSTGDFPFSIGPILEALEEQVVLLRLLTEMEQDVRGLSVRIGSENTGSLSEASVVAAGYGPGSGAKLGVVGPTRMDYPGTMTAVRAIARYLSRILSQ; translated from the coding sequence ATGAGCGAGCAGCCGCGCCGCATGCAGGTGCTGCAGGCCATCGTGGAGGACTATGTGTCCTCCCGCGAGCCCGTCGGCTCCAAGGCCCTTGTGGACCGTCACCAATTGGGCGTGTCCTCGGCCACCGTCCGGAATGACATGGCGGCCCTCGAGGAGGAGGGGCTCATCGTGGCCCCGCACACCTCCTCCGGACGCATCCCCACGGACAAGGGCTACCGGATCTTCGTGGACCAGATCTCCGAGGTGAAGCCGTTGTCCGCCGCCGAGAAGCGCGCGGTGCAGACGCTGCTGGACGCCAATGGGGACTTCAACGAGATGATGGCCCGCACCGTGCGGCTGCTCGCGCAGCTCACCAACCAGGTGGCCGTGCTGCAGTACCCCCACGTGGACTCGTCCACCATCCGGCACATCGAGTTCGTCTTCCTGGCGCCCCGCCGGGCTCTCGTCGTCGTGATCCTGTCCACCGGACAGGTCGACCAGCGCGCCTTCGGCCTCGAGGTCGAGGCCAACGAGACGTCCCTGTCCGTGCTGAAGCAGCAGTTCCTGCGCTACCTGGACGGGCTGACACCGGTGCAGGCTGCCGAGGGTCTCCGGCTCGCCCTGGCCGAGGTGCCGGCAGAGGATCGGGATCTTGCCCTGGCCTTCGCCACCCAGCTGGACCAGATGTTCGCGGCACGCCGGGAGGACCGGATCATCATGGCCGGCACTGCCAACCTGGCTCGCTCGACCGGGGACTTCCCGTTCTCGATCGGCCCCATCCTGGAAGCGCTCGAGGAACAGGTCGTGTTGTTGCGCCTGCTGACCGAGATGGAGCAGGATGTGCGTGGCCTCAGCGTGCGCATCGGCTCCGAGAACACCGGATCCCTGTCCGAGGCGTCCGTCGTCGCCGCAGGCTACGGCCCCGGCTCCGGCGCCAAGCTCGGCGTCGTGGGCCCCACCCGTATGGACTACCCGGGCACCATGACCGCCGTGCGGGCAATCGCCCGATACCTGTCCCGGATCCTGTCGCAGTAG
- a CDS encoding DUF3097 family protein — protein sequence MEWNNWGPGTLDGGFRPTARTVEKVPANRGAVLEDTETGFTGAVLRVEKSGGVHLVVLEDRRGRTKSFPLGYGFLVDGEPVEVVPPTPGGTPGDSPAKPARTASGSLRVDNARARTARASRIWVEGLHDAELVEKVWGEDLRLEGIVVEPLHGVDDLAGAIRDFSPGPQRRLGILVDHLVTGSKEEKIAVEAMKVPGARGNVLIVGHPYVDVWQVIKPSVLGIGAWPVVPKGQDWKTGILAGLGWPHRTKEDIGLGWKRLLSQVRTYADLEPTLLGRVEEVIDFLTAAEH from the coding sequence GTGGAATGGAACAACTGGGGCCCGGGCACCCTCGACGGCGGCTTCCGCCCGACCGCCCGCACCGTCGAGAAGGTCCCCGCGAACCGGGGCGCCGTCCTGGAGGACACGGAGACCGGATTCACCGGTGCCGTCCTTCGGGTCGAGAAGTCCGGCGGTGTACACCTGGTCGTCCTGGAAGACCGCCGGGGACGCACGAAGTCCTTCCCCTTGGGTTATGGCTTCCTCGTGGACGGTGAGCCCGTCGAGGTGGTGCCCCCCACACCGGGCGGCACCCCCGGTGACTCCCCCGCGAAACCGGCCCGTACGGCGTCGGGTTCCCTGCGCGTGGACAACGCCCGGGCCCGCACGGCGCGGGCCTCCCGCATCTGGGTCGAAGGGCTGCACGACGCCGAGCTCGTGGAGAAGGTCTGGGGTGAGGACCTGCGTCTGGAGGGGATCGTGGTCGAGCCACTGCACGGGGTGGACGACCTGGCAGGCGCCATCAGGGACTTCTCACCCGGTCCGCAGCGCCGGCTCGGCATCCTCGTGGACCACCTCGTGACCGGGTCCAAGGAGGAGAAGATCGCCGTCGAGGCCATGAAGGTCCCCGGGGCGCGCGGCAACGTGCTGATCGTCGGTCATCCCTACGTGGACGTCTGGCAGGTCATCAAGCCCTCCGTCCTGGGCATCGGCGCCTGGCCCGTGGTGCCGAAGGGCCAGGACTGGAAGACGGGCATCCTCGCCGGCCTCGGCTGGCCACACCGGACCAAGGAGGACATCGGCCTGGGCTGGAAGAGGCTGTTGTCCCAGGTGCGGACCTATGCCGACCTGGAGCCGACCCTGCTGGGCCGGGTGGAGGAGGTCATCGATTTCCTGACCGCCGCGGAGCACTGA
- the rpsT gene encoding 30S ribosomal protein S20, which translates to MANIKSQKKRILTNEKARLRNNAVKSELRTAIRAVDKAVAAGDQAATTSAVALASKKLDKAASKGVIHKNQAANRKSGIAKRVSKIEA; encoded by the coding sequence TTGGCAAACATCAAGTCCCAGAAGAAGCGCATTCTCACCAACGAGAAGGCCCGCCTGCGTAACAACGCGGTGAAGTCCGAACTGCGCACCGCCATCCGCGCCGTGGACAAGGCCGTCGCCGCGGGCGACCAGGCCGCCACCACTTCCGCCGTCGCCCTGGCCAGCAAGAAGCTGGACAAGGCTGCCAGCAAGGGTGTCATCCACAAGAACCAGGCTGCCAACCGCAAGTCCGGTATCGCCAAGCGTGTGAGCAAGATCGAGGCCTGA
- a CDS encoding PhoH family protein — MSLSTERDHITISFASAETMVRTFGPQDLLLRILDGLYPDLTVSVRGEDLDVEGPVPDVQQARQVIEDLHGLARRGTSITPEVIEQVTSLVRGGSGAQASGLLSASILSSRGRKIRPKTANQQHYVESIDQNTITFGLGPAGTGKTYLAMAKAVQALQAKEVNRIILTRPAVEAGERLGYLPGSLSEKIDPYLRPLYDALHDMVEPESIPRLMADGTIEVAPLAYMRGRTLNDAFIILDEAQNTTVEQMKMFLTRLGFGSHMVVTGDTSQVDLPRGTNSGLAQSVSILEGVEDIAVIRLQSVDVVRHRLVSRIVDAYENAGGRTDGH, encoded by the coding sequence TTGAGTCTTTCCACGGAACGTGACCACATCACCATCTCCTTCGCCTCGGCGGAGACCATGGTGCGGACCTTCGGCCCGCAGGACCTGTTGCTGCGGATCCTCGACGGCCTCTATCCGGATCTGACCGTCTCCGTCCGCGGTGAGGACCTGGACGTGGAGGGCCCCGTCCCGGACGTGCAGCAGGCGCGCCAGGTAATCGAGGACCTGCACGGCCTGGCCCGGCGCGGCACCTCGATCACCCCCGAGGTCATCGAACAGGTGACCAGTCTGGTGCGGGGTGGATCAGGGGCCCAGGCCTCCGGACTGCTCTCTGCCTCGATCCTCTCCAGCCGCGGCCGGAAGATCCGGCCCAAGACGGCGAACCAGCAGCACTATGTGGAGAGCATCGACCAGAACACCATCACCTTCGGTCTCGGTCCCGCCGGCACCGGCAAGACCTACCTGGCCATGGCCAAGGCGGTCCAGGCGTTGCAGGCCAAGGAGGTCAACCGGATCATCCTCACCCGGCCGGCGGTCGAGGCGGGGGAGCGGTTGGGGTACCTGCCGGGCTCGCTCAGCGAGAAGATCGACCCGTACCTGCGGCCCCTCTACGATGCCTTGCATGACATGGTCGAACCCGAGTCCATCCCGCGGCTCATGGCGGACGGGACGATTGAGGTGGCCCCCCTGGCCTACATGCGCGGACGCACGCTCAACGACGCGTTCATCATCCTCGACGAGGCCCAGAACACCACGGTCGAGCAGATGAAGATGTTCCTGACCCGCCTCGGCTTCGGCTCTCACATGGTCGTCACCGGCGACACCAGCCAGGTCGACCTCCCGCGGGGAACCAACTCGGGCCTGGCGCAGTCCGTCTCCATTCTGGAGGGCGTGGAGGACATCGCCGTCATCCGGCTGCAGTCCGTCGACGTGGTCCGCCACCGCCTCGTGAGCCGGATCGTGGATGCCTACGAGAACGCTGGGGGACGCACCGATGGCCATTGA
- a CDS encoding type II toxin-antitoxin system PemK/MazF family toxin, with translation MALNFNQLLSIGRRVARIARQVQRQSPPRNRSGGHASGPGGLSDYPGDFHGRAQVSYSPVPGPEAGPGEIVWTWVPFEELDGRGKDRPVLVVGRNGGHLLAAQLTSRDRNNAASRDADYIDIGAGPWDPQGRNSEVKLDRILQVNPRDVRREGGVLDQRVFETVSQGLRDRNGWS, from the coding sequence ATGGCTTTGAACTTCAACCAGCTCCTGTCCATCGGCCGCAGGGTGGCACGCATCGCCCGGCAGGTGCAGCGGCAGTCCCCGCCGCGCAACCGCAGCGGCGGACACGCCAGCGGTCCGGGCGGCCTCTCCGACTACCCCGGTGATTTCCACGGCCGTGCCCAGGTGTCATACTCCCCCGTTCCCGGTCCGGAGGCCGGTCCGGGTGAGATCGTCTGGACCTGGGTGCCCTTTGAGGAGCTGGACGGCCGGGGCAAGGACCGCCCGGTCCTCGTGGTGGGCCGGAACGGTGGCCACCTGCTCGCCGCGCAGCTGACGAGCAGGGACCGCAACAACGCCGCGTCCCGGGATGCCGACTACATTGATATCGGTGCGGGCCCGTGGGATCCACAGGGCCGGAACTCCGAGGTCAAGCTGGACCGGATCCTGCAGGTCAATCCTCGCGACGTCCGCCGTGAGGGCGGCGTACTGGACCAGCGGGTGTTCGAGACCGTGTCCCAGGGGCTCCGGGACCGCAACGGGTGGTCGTGA
- the ybeY gene encoding rRNA maturation RNase YbeY: MAIEIVNESGIEVDEEALLALSRSVLETLHVHPGAELSVVCVDEAAMEQLHLEWMDLPDATDVMSFPMDELRPGTAEDPSPEGLLGDVVICPQVAAVQAARGGHPAEDEVLLLLVHGVLHLLGFDHEEPEEKAEMFALQRQLLGDFLGRPAPDPTEA; the protein is encoded by the coding sequence ATGGCCATTGAGATCGTCAACGAGTCCGGCATTGAGGTCGACGAGGAGGCGCTGCTCGCCCTGTCCCGTTCCGTCCTGGAGACGCTGCACGTTCATCCGGGTGCGGAACTCTCCGTGGTGTGCGTGGACGAGGCCGCCATGGAACAGCTCCACCTGGAGTGGATGGACCTGCCGGACGCCACGGATGTCATGAGCTTCCCCATGGACGAGCTCCGCCCGGGCACCGCCGAGGACCCGAGCCCGGAGGGGCTGCTGGGCGACGTGGTCATCTGCCCGCAGGTCGCCGCCGTGCAGGCCGCACGCGGTGGTCACCCCGCCGAGGACGAGGTCCTGCTGCTGCTGGTCCACGGAGTGCTCCACCTGCTCGGCTTCGACCATGAGGAGCCCGAGGAGAAGGCCGAGATGTTCGCGCTCCAGCGCCAGCTGCTCGGCGACTTCCTCGGCCGCCCGGCCCCAGACCCCACCGAAGCCTGA
- a CDS encoding 16S rRNA (uracil(1498)-N(3))-methyltransferase, which yields MSNPLFYVGDGELAPASAGASVVVSGAEARHAVQVMRLSPGERVDVADGSGRRVSGTVHSAAPDRLEVTVETVHDEPAPNPELVLVQALAKGDRDLLAIQTATELGLDAVHPWQAERSIVRWKGDKAAKAVTKWEGALLSAAKQARRTQVPRTEKVLDGVGVASVCGPGSLVLVLHEDARQSLGEAVAETGILARGTVERVERIVLVVGPEGGISPAETAALVEAGGRPVLLGHHVLRSSTAGPAAVAVLQQLLGRFGPRT from the coding sequence GTGAGCAACCCCCTCTTCTACGTCGGTGACGGCGAGCTGGCCCCCGCCTCGGCGGGGGCCAGCGTGGTGGTCTCGGGTGCCGAGGCCCGGCACGCGGTCCAGGTCATGCGCCTGTCGCCGGGGGAGCGCGTGGACGTGGCGGACGGATCCGGCCGGCGCGTGAGCGGCACCGTGCACTCCGCGGCGCCCGACCGGCTGGAGGTCACCGTCGAGACCGTCCACGACGAGCCGGCGCCGAACCCAGAACTCGTGCTCGTCCAGGCCCTCGCCAAGGGCGACCGGGACCTGCTGGCCATCCAGACGGCGACGGAGCTGGGGCTCGATGCCGTGCACCCCTGGCAGGCCGAACGGTCCATCGTGCGGTGGAAGGGTGACAAAGCAGCCAAAGCCGTGACCAAGTGGGAGGGGGCGCTGCTCTCGGCCGCGAAGCAGGCACGCCGCACCCAGGTGCCCCGCACGGAGAAGGTGCTCGACGGCGTCGGGGTCGCGTCGGTCTGCGGGCCCGGCTCCCTGGTGCTCGTCCTGCACGAGGACGCGCGGCAGTCACTGGGCGAGGCCGTTGCCGAGACGGGGATTCTGGCCCGCGGGACCGTGGAACGGGTAGAACGGATCGTGCTGGTGGTCGGCCCCGAGGGCGGCATCAGCCCGGCCGAGACCGCCGCCCTGGTCGAGGCCGGGGGGCGGCCCGTGCTGCTGGGGCACCACGTGCTCCGGTCCTCCACCGCCGGTCCGGCCGCCGTCGCTGTCCTCCAGCAGCTGCTGGGACGGTTCGGGCCGCGGACGTAG
- the hemW gene encoding radical SAM family heme chaperone HemW — translation MPSILPLGDPAPDDGRFPAAVGNRVREAAEAGQPRTFSLYVHVPFCSVRCGYCDFNTYTAEDLGPGASRSSYADTVAGELDFAAQALAGSEIPPRTLETVFFGGGTPTLLPAADLVRILGRARDVFGITPGAEITSEANPDSVSLESLREMAAGGFTRVSFGMQSAVPHVLATLDRTHRQENVPAAVGWAREAGLEVSLDLIYGTPGESLKDWRTTVEAALALAPDHISAYSLIVEEGTKFGTSVKRGTVPDVDPDDQADKYLLAERLFAEAGYRWYEISNWAHDPEDRGIHRARHNVAYWRDQDWWGAGPGAHSHVAGVRFWNAKHPAAYAQRLATGISPSVGREEPDAEARFLERVMLGVRLSDGLPTAALEQAPDGGAQGRQEIAAMIGEGLLDGRAALAGRVVPTLQGRLLDDAIVRRLAGF, via the coding sequence TTGCCTTCGATCCTTCCCCTCGGCGACCCCGCGCCCGACGACGGCCGGTTCCCCGCAGCGGTGGGGAACCGGGTGCGTGAGGCGGCCGAGGCCGGCCAGCCGCGCACCTTCAGCCTCTACGTGCACGTCCCGTTCTGCTCCGTCCGGTGCGGCTACTGCGACTTCAACACCTATACCGCCGAGGACCTGGGCCCCGGCGCGTCCCGGTCGTCCTACGCGGACACCGTGGCCGGTGAGCTGGACTTCGCGGCGCAGGCGCTGGCCGGTTCGGAGATCCCCCCGCGCACGCTGGAGACCGTCTTCTTCGGCGGCGGCACGCCCACCCTGCTGCCCGCCGCAGACCTGGTCCGTATCCTCGGCAGGGCCCGGGACGTCTTCGGGATCACGCCCGGCGCGGAGATCACCTCGGAGGCCAACCCCGACTCGGTCTCCCTCGAGTCCCTGCGGGAGATGGCCGCCGGTGGATTCACCCGGGTCTCCTTCGGCATGCAGTCCGCCGTCCCGCACGTGCTGGCCACGCTGGACCGCACGCACCGGCAGGAGAACGTCCCGGCCGCCGTCGGCTGGGCCCGGGAAGCCGGCCTGGAGGTGTCCCTGGACCTGATCTACGGCACGCCGGGGGAGTCCCTGAAGGACTGGCGCACCACCGTCGAGGCGGCACTGGCCCTGGCACCGGACCACATCTCGGCCTATTCGCTCATCGTGGAGGAGGGAACCAAGTTCGGGACCTCCGTGAAGCGGGGGACCGTGCCGGATGTGGATCCGGACGACCAGGCAGACAAGTACCTGCTGGCCGAGCGGCTCTTCGCCGAGGCCGGCTACCGCTGGTACGAGATCTCGAACTGGGCCCACGATCCCGAGGACCGCGGCATCCACCGGGCCCGGCACAATGTGGCCTACTGGCGTGACCAGGACTGGTGGGGCGCCGGCCCCGGCGCCCACTCACACGTGGCCGGCGTCCGGTTCTGGAACGCCAAGCATCCGGCGGCCTATGCGCAGCGACTGGCCACCGGGATCTCCCCGTCCGTCGGCCGGGAGGAACCCGACGCCGAGGCGCGGTTCCTGGAGCGCGTCATGCTGGGCGTCCGGCTCTCGGACGGGCTGCCGACGGCCGCCCTGGAGCAGGCGCCCGACGGCGGCGCCCAGGGGCGCCAGGAGATCGCCGCGATGATCGGCGAGGGACTGCTGGACGGACGGGCGGCGCTGGCCGGCCGGGTGGTGCCCACCCTGCAGGGCCGGCTGCTGGACGACGCGATCGTCCGGCGACTGGCCGGGTTCTAG
- the dnaJ gene encoding molecular chaperone DnaJ yields the protein MADHYEVLGVGRDASAEEIKRAYRKLARKLHPDVNPAPDASEEFKNVTRAYEVLSDQEKRRNYDATGHENGTGGMGGGFGGADFGGFQDIFETFFGGGGSGGMGGGRGGGPASRARRGQDALITAKLDLSDAVFGTEKTLEVDTAVVCPTCDGSCSQPGTHPETCTICNGQGAIRRPVRSILGTVMAAETCSACQGFGTVIPDPCRECSGQGRIRERTSLTIKIPAGVATGTRIQLAGRGEAGPGGGPNADLYVEIEVRQHDVFVRDGDHLLATMSVPMAAAALGTTLTLDTFDGEKEVPVKAGTQSGEVQTLKGLGVGRLRSSGRGDLRVTLRVETPTRLDDEQRALLEQLAGLRGEDLVHGTTEHRGLFSKFRDNLKNL from the coding sequence GTGGCTGACCATTACGAGGTGCTCGGCGTTGGCCGGGACGCCTCCGCCGAGGAGATCAAGCGCGCCTATCGCAAGTTGGCCCGCAAGCTCCATCCCGACGTGAATCCGGCTCCCGACGCCTCCGAGGAGTTCAAGAACGTCACGCGTGCCTACGAGGTCCTCTCGGATCAGGAGAAGCGCCGCAACTATGACGCCACGGGCCATGAGAACGGCACCGGCGGCATGGGCGGCGGCTTCGGCGGTGCCGATTTCGGTGGTTTCCAGGACATCTTCGAGACGTTCTTCGGCGGTGGCGGCTCCGGCGGCATGGGTGGTGGCAGGGGCGGTGGTCCCGCCAGCCGTGCGCGGCGGGGGCAGGACGCCCTCATCACGGCCAAGCTCGACCTCAGTGATGCGGTCTTCGGCACTGAGAAGACCCTCGAGGTGGACACCGCCGTGGTGTGCCCCACCTGTGACGGCAGCTGCAGTCAGCCGGGCACGCATCCGGAGACCTGCACCATCTGCAATGGTCAGGGCGCCATCCGCCGGCCGGTCCGCTCCATCCTCGGCACCGTCATGGCCGCCGAGACTTGCTCGGCCTGCCAGGGCTTCGGGACCGTCATCCCGGATCCGTGCCGCGAGTGCTCCGGGCAGGGACGCATCCGTGAGCGCACCTCACTGACCATCAAGATCCCCGCCGGTGTGGCCACAGGGACCCGGATTCAGCTCGCCGGCCGCGGCGAGGCCGGTCCCGGCGGTGGCCCGAATGCCGATCTCTACGTGGAGATCGAGGTGCGTCAGCACGATGTGTTCGTCCGCGACGGCGATCACCTGCTGGCCACGATGAGCGTGCCGATGGCCGCCGCCGCCCTGGGGACCACGCTCACGCTGGACACCTTCGACGGTGAGAAGGAGGTGCCGGTGAAGGCCGGCACCCAGTCCGGAGAGGTGCAGACCCTCAAGGGCCTGGGCGTCGGCCGGTTGCGGAGCTCCGGCCGCGGTGATCTCAGGGTCACCCTGCGGGTGGAGACCCCCACCAGACTCGACGACGAGCAGCGCGCCCTGCTGGAGCAGCTGGCCGGTCTGCGCGGTGAGGACCTGGTGCACGGCACCACGGAACACCGCGGGTTGTTCTCCAAGTTCCGGGACAACCTCAAGAACCTGTGA
- a CDS encoding DUF4870 domain-containing protein, whose product MSQQEPGSPHRPRPGAAPRRDQQLQGSPDQAKPLTPAEDRQWATLAHFGGFLGCIPSLVIYLVFRHRGPFTAQEAKEALNFTLPPTVLAIVANLLALIPIVGGIFGIVAMLLWLFMTVSGVAAGIQCNKGRPYRYPLNLRLIQ is encoded by the coding sequence GTGTCCCAGCAGGAGCCCGGCAGTCCGCACCGCCCGCGCCCCGGCGCCGCCCCCCGGCGCGATCAGCAGCTGCAGGGGTCACCGGACCAGGCCAAGCCGCTGACGCCGGCCGAGGACCGTCAGTGGGCCACCCTCGCACACTTCGGCGGCTTCCTCGGATGCATCCCCTCCCTGGTGATCTACCTGGTCTTCCGCCACCGGGGTCCGTTCACGGCCCAGGAGGCCAAGGAGGCGCTGAACTTCACGCTGCCGCCCACGGTACTGGCCATCGTGGCGAACCTGCTGGCCCTCATTCCCATCGTCGGCGGCATCTTCGGCATCGTCGCCATGCTCCTGTGGCTGTTCATGACGGTCTCCGGCGTGGCGGCGGGCATCCAGTGCAACAAGGGCCGCCCCTATCGCTACCCGCTGAACCTGCGCCTGATCCAGTAA
- the lepA gene encoding translation elongation factor 4 encodes MSPMASNAPAPAATDPAVIRNFCIIAHIDHGKSTLADRMLQSTGVVQPRDMKAQYLDRMDIERERGITIKSQAVRMPWSLNGTDFTLNMIDTPGHVDFTYEVSRSLAACEGAILLVDAAQGIEAQTLANLYLAMENELAIIPVLNKIDLPSADPDRYAAEIAGLIGCEPEDILRVSGKTGVGVEELLDRVVEAVPAPTGKPDAPARAMIFDSVYDTYRGVVTYVRVVDGKLSPREKIRMMSTGATHELLEIGVSSPEPKPSKGLSVGEVGYLITGVKDVRQSKVGDTVTGAGNPAQEQIGGYEDPKPMVFSGLYPIDGSDYPVLRDALDKLKLNDAALVYEPETSVALGFGFRVGFLGLLHLEIIRERLEREFNLDLISTAPNVVYEVTKEDKTVVTVTNPSEFPEGKINEVAEPMASATIIVPSEFIGSVMELCQGKRGQMKGMDYLSEERVEIRYWIPLAEIVFDFFDLLKSRTKGYASLDWKADGEQTADLVKVDILLQGETVDAFSSITHKDNAYAYGVMMTGKLKELIPRQQYEVPIQAAIGSRIIARENIRAIRKDVLSKCYGGDISRKRKLLEKQKEGKKRMKMVGRVEVPQEAFIAALSSDGAGSETGAKK; translated from the coding sequence GTGTCGCCCATGGCGAGCAACGCCCCGGCGCCCGCCGCCACCGATCCCGCGGTCATCAGGAATTTCTGCATCATCGCGCACATCGACCACGGCAAGTCGACCCTGGCGGACCGCATGCTGCAGTCCACCGGCGTGGTCCAGCCGCGGGACATGAAGGCCCAGTACCTGGACCGGATGGACATCGAGCGTGAGCGTGGCATCACCATCAAGTCGCAGGCCGTGCGCATGCCCTGGAGCCTCAACGGCACCGACTTCACGCTCAACATGATCGACACGCCGGGGCACGTGGACTTCACGTACGAGGTGTCCCGGTCCCTTGCGGCCTGCGAGGGCGCCATCCTGCTGGTGGACGCGGCCCAGGGCATCGAGGCACAGACCCTGGCCAACCTCTACCTGGCCATGGAGAACGAGCTGGCCATCATCCCCGTGCTGAACAAGATCGACCTGCCCTCTGCCGATCCGGACCGGTATGCCGCGGAGATCGCGGGACTCATCGGTTGCGAGCCGGAGGACATCCTTCGGGTCTCCGGTAAGACCGGCGTCGGGGTCGAAGAATTGCTCGATCGCGTGGTGGAGGCTGTCCCCGCTCCCACGGGCAAGCCGGACGCCCCGGCCCGGGCCATGATCTTCGACTCCGTGTATGACACCTACCGGGGCGTGGTCACCTATGTCCGCGTGGTGGACGGCAAGCTGTCCCCGCGCGAGAAGATCAGGATGATGTCCACGGGGGCCACCCACGAGCTCCTCGAGATCGGCGTGTCCTCCCCGGAGCCCAAACCCTCCAAGGGTCTCTCCGTGGGCGAGGTGGGCTACCTCATCACCGGTGTCAAGGACGTCCGCCAGTCCAAGGTCGGTGACACGGTCACGGGTGCCGGCAATCCGGCGCAGGAACAGATCGGTGGCTATGAGGATCCCAAGCCGATGGTCTTCTCCGGGCTGTACCCGATCGACGGCTCCGACTATCCCGTGCTGCGTGATGCCCTGGACAAGCTCAAGCTCAACGACGCCGCCCTGGTGTACGAGCCCGAGACCTCCGTGGCCCTCGGCTTCGGGTTCCGCGTGGGGTTCCTCGGCCTGCTGCACCTGGAGATCATCCGTGAGCGCCTGGAGCGCGAGTTCAACCTGGACCTGATCTCCACCGCCCCGAACGTGGTCTACGAGGTCACCAAGGAGGACAAGACGGTCGTCACGGTGACGAACCCGTCCGAGTTCCCGGAGGGCAAGATCAACGAGGTCGCCGAGCCCATGGCGTCGGCCACGATCATCGTCCCCAGCGAGTTCATCGGCTCCGTGATGGAGCTCTGCCAGGGCAAGCGCGGCCAGATGAAGGGCATGGACTACCTCTCCGAGGAACGCGTGGAGATCCGCTACTGGATCCCGCTGGCGGAGATCGTCTTCGACTTCTTCGACCTGCTCAAGTCCCGCACCAAGGGCTATGCCTCGCTGGACTGGAAGGCCGACGGCGAGCAGACCGCCGACCTGGTCAAGGTGGACATCCTGCTCCAGGGTGAGACCGTGGACGCGTTCAGCTCCATCACCCACAAGGACAACGCCTACGCCTATGGCGTGATGATGACCGGAAAGCTCAAGGAGCTGATCCCGCGCCAGCAGTACGAGGTGCCGATCCAGGCGGCCATCGGCTCGCGCATCATCGCCCGCGAGAACATCCGCGCCATCCGCAAGGACGTGCTCTCCAAGTGCTACGGCGGCGACATCTCCCGTAAGCGCAAGCTGCTGGAGAAGCAGAAGGAGGGCAAGAAGCGCATGAAGATGGTCGGCCGCGTGGAAGTCCCTCAGGAGGCCTTCATCGCCGCGCTGTCGTCGGACGGCGCTGGCTCCGAGACCGGCGCCAAGAAGTAG